The sequence below is a genomic window from Sulfurimonas sp..
TCTATGGCTATTCATAGAGCGAATGATGTTTTACAGAAGTGTACGCCTTGATGATTATGATAACAGAGACAACTTAGAGCTTGATCTGACTGACAACATCAGCATCATAAGTGCTATAGGCTCAAATGCTCCATATGTAGGACTTTTGGGTACTGTTCTTGGAATTATGCTGACTTTTTATACTATGGGTGATGCAGGTGCGGTTGATGCAAAAAAAATAATGGTTGGTCTTGCTCTAGCGCTTAAAGCTACTGCTATGGGTCTGATTGTGGCAATTCCATCAATCATCTTCTATACTATCTCTTTAAGAAAAATAGAAAAAATCTTAACAAAGTATGATATAAAAAATGGCTAAGTGCAAAAAAGCTCCAAAAAGATTTGATGAGATAAACGTTATACCGTTTATTGATATTATGCTTGTGCTTTTAGTTATGGTTCTAACTACTGCTACTTTTATAAAACAGGGTGTAATTCCCGTAAATCTTCCAGAAGCAAAAAAAGCAGACAAGCAAGATACTAAAAAAGAAGTAACCATATACGTAAACGCGAAAGGTGAGATCTTTTTTGAAAAAAACAGAGTAAATCTAAAAAGCCTAAAAGAAAACCTAAGCACTATCTCAAAAGAGCAGACAGTTATTCTTAGAAGCGATAAGGAATCACGCTTCCAAGACTTTGTAAGTGTTATGGATATACTAAAAGAGCTAGAACACGAACAACTTTATATTGTTACTAAAGAATAAAATTCTAGATTTAAAACAGGTGTTCAAACAGTTGCTTAACACCTTGTTTTATTAACTCATCTTTTATCTGATCACCAATACCGTTTGACTGTGTATTTGGAGCTTGATAAATAACTTTTGCTTTATTTTGCTCTTCTAACATCCTTTTTTGTTCTGAGAGTAAAAATTCCTGATACTCTCTTTTTTCTTTATCTTTTAATATCTCTGTTGTTACATCGATCATTGTAGCTATAATTTTTTCGCTCAAACCCATTTTAATCAACAGATCAATCTCATCTAAAGTAAACTCTTTATACGGAACTTTTACCCTTTTTATTAAAGAAACAACTAAAAACTCACTCTTACCATCATTAATCAGCTTTCTAATATCTCCAACTTTCATACCTGCAGGACCTGTAAAAAGGAGTCTTATACTGTCATCAAAAATATAGTAGACGCTATCCGGGTTTTCATCTGTATATTTTTTCAACCCTTCAAAGTCGTTGTTTTTTAAAAAAGTATCTACCTCTTTTTTCAATTTATCTTCATGCTCTTTTTCTTTTTTTAGAGCCAGTTTTTCTTCTTGTTTTTTTAGATATAACTCTCTGTCTTTTTTTGCATGCTGTTGTAGATAACTTATAATTTTGGAATCGCTTGCAGACTCTATCGGAGTCTTTCCATCATTGTCCAATAAACTGAGATCAGCCCCGTGTTCTGACAAGTATTTTACTATTTTAAAATAGCCTTTGTTTGCAGCCATATGTAAAGGTGTAGCACCCCAATGATCATTTGTTGTTTTGGCATTGTTTATATTAACATCGGCTCCCTGCTCCACCAAATACTTAACAACATCTAAATGTCCTTGTATCGATGCTGCATGCAATGGTGCCCAATAGCTATCTGGATAAGCCGCATCAATTTTTGCACCATGCTCTACCAAATATTTAACAGCTTCTAGTTGTCCATTATGTGCCGCCCAAGATATTGGCGTATATTCTAAACTTAGCGTGTTTATATCTACACCGTTATTAAGTTCTTTCTCTATAGTTTTAATATCGCCAATGCTAGCTGCAGTTGCAATTTTAGCTACACATCCAGAAAAGAAAAAAACCACAAATACTGTAATAATTCCTAGGAGGTATTTTTTCATTTTATTCGTATGTTTTATCCATAAGTTTAATGCCGCTTGTCCATGAAGTGTTTGAATCATCTTTTTTTACTGACTCTTCAATCTTTTTAACTTCCTTAACTGGCTGTTTTTTTTCAAACTCTTTTTTCTCGATTTGCTCTACATCATGAAAAAGCGTTGAGGCTATAAAAAAAAGTATCATAATAACTACAACACTTGCATAAGCCAATAAATAATTTTTAATATGTCCACTTTCAAATGGATTTTCGATCTTCAAATTAGTTACCTTTGTTAAATATTTTTCTAATTGTATCTATATTTTTTTAATAATACTCAGCATTTTAGTTAATCTAAATTTTATAATAAAATGTAATAATTATTACTTATACAAAAGGCTGTCTCATGAATAATAAATTGAAAGTCACTGCTATATTATCAGCTAAAGTCCGTTTTTTACTATATTTATCATCGTTATCTACCCTTGTTTTTTCAGAAAACTACTGTGTAAATATATGTCCTTTTATCGACGGTCTCTCTTTTGGTTCACTAACTTTTAACCTTTTTATCATATTTATTTTTCATGTAATTGTCAGGGAACTTCTATTTTACTTCTTTAAAGATGTCCCACCTACTTTGACAACTCCGCGTTATGCATATTATCTATCTATAATTTCTTGGCTGATCGCAGGTGTCGCTGCGTTTGCATTGCACAGTTATCTATATCCATACTTTCCAATTGGCAGTCATTTAAAACTACTTAGCAGTTACTGGATTTTAGGTGCAGGAATTTTGGCTCAGTTAGAGTATATAATATATGAGCAAAAATATAAGCAGATAACAAATGAGTTATATTTGATCTCATTTAATGAAAATATATCTCGCAGAATATTTGAGAGTTTCATTATACTCAGTGCAGCTCCATCTATAACGATAATGCTTATATTGGCACGCTACAGAAATGAGACCCTTCAAGGCTCACATATATTAGAAGAGATAACGTACGTAGTTACTCTTTTTGTATCTGTAGCGGTAATTTGTGCTTATTACTTTGGAAAAATGCTAAAAAAAGACACTCAAAAAGTTTTAAATAATATTCATGAGATTAAACACTCTAACTATAATATTAAGCATAATATAGCAAGAGCCGATGAAATTGGAGAGATATCGCAGGCGATAGAATCCATGTCCCATGAAATAGGAACCTTGAATGAGGAGATCATCTCAACACAAACAGAAATTGTAAATACAATGGGAGAGATAGCAGAAACAAGGAGTAAAGAAACCGGAAACCATGTTAAACGTGTAGCTCTTTTTTCTGAACTTTTAGCTCTTAAATACGGATTTAGTGAAGATGAAGCAAAACTTTTAAAACAAGCATCTCCTATGCACGATATAGGAAAAATCGGTATCCCTGACATCATATTAAACAAGCCAGGTCGCCATACTGAAGAAGAGTTTGAACTAATGAAAACACATGCTGCTCTTGGTTATGAAATACTTAAAAATTCAAATAGAGAAATATTAAAAGCCGCCGCCATAGTTGCTCATGAGCATCATGAAAAGTATGATGGAAGTGGATATCCAAGAGGTTTAAAAGGTCAACAAATACATATATATGGACGAATTACTGCTGTAGCCGACGTATTTGATGCACTTGGTTCAGATAGAGTTTACAAAAAAGCATGGGAAGATGAAAAGATTTTTAATTTGTTTAGAGAAGAAAAAGGCAAACACTTTGATCCGGATTTAGTAGATCTGTTTTTTGAAAATATAGATTATATCTTAGAGATTAGAGACAACCTAAAAGATAAAGCTACTTAACCTACACTAACTCTATTTTTACCACTGTTTTTAGATTTGTATAACAATCTGTCTACTCTTCTGAATATAGTGTCTTCAGTATCACTTTCATTACTTTCAGATACTCCAAGACTCACAGTAATAGTCCGATCTGTAACCTCGTCTAACTTTTCTGAAATATTTTTACGCAGCTTTTCTGCAACAGAGACAGCACTCTCTAAACCTGTTTCAGTTAATAAAACTACAAACTCTTCACCACCGATTCTAAAAACATAATCATTTTCTCTTAGTTGTGATTTAACAATATTACTTAGCTTAACTAAGACTTCATCTCCAACCTTGTGACCATATGTATCGTTTACCTGTTTAAAATCATCTATATCAAACATAATCATTGAAAACTTTGTCTTATAACGCTTTTTGAGTGACAATAATTCTTCTACTCTTTTGTTATAAGATTTTCTATTGTAAAGTTTTGTCAGTTCATCTACATATGTTTGATCTTTAATTTTCTTTTGTGCTAAATGTAGTTCGGTTATATCTCTTGCTATACCTAAAACACCTGTATCTTTATTGTTGTATTTAAATGGAATTTTTTGCACTAAAAGATATTTTCTCTCACCATCTGGATATGTAATCCATTCATAGTTAGAAGAGACTTCATTTTTCTCAAGCATTTGTACATCCATCTCTCTAAACTGTGAAGCCATCTCTTCTCTAAAAAGCTCGAAATCATTATGACCAATCATCTTATCTTTCGTTTGTCCTACAAATTTTAAAAAGGCATCATTACAACCTAAATATTTAAACTCTTTATCTTTAAAAAATATAAGATCATCTGTTGAGTTAATAATTGAGCTGAGAGTACTTTCAGACTTTTCAACCTGATGAATATAATTTTCCTCTTTTGTTACATCGATAACTATACCGACTGAAACTAATGGTTGGCCATTTGAGTCAAAATCTGTTTTACATTTTTCAATCACCCATTTAAGCTCTCCATTTGAGAGTAAGACCCTATGTTTGATCTCATAATCTTTCTTTGTCTTTAACGAATCTAAATAAGCATTTTTCACACATTCTCTGTCATCTTCATAAACTATATTTACAAAACTTTCGAAGGAAAGTTTAAACATGCCTTTATCTATTTTAAACATGTTATATATTTCATCTGACCAAAATAGTGTACCTTTTTTTAAGTCGTACTTCCAAAAACCTATTTCAGATATTTGTTGCACTTTTAAAAAAGTATTTTTTTCTTCTAATGCATTTTGTCTTAATTGAAAAAGAATTCCTAAAATAATTGAAAATATGATGGCAAAGGTGATTTTTTCAAAACTTGATAATATATACTCTGAAAATAAAAAAACAGATACAATGATTACAGAAGCGAACACTACTAAAATTGTCGGTATATATCTACGCATACCTTATTATACAACTTAACTTCTTAATACAATTTTTTATTATGCTAAAATTAGTTTATGAATATATTTAAAAACAAAACATATATTAGTTTTATTTTTTATTTTGTCTTTTATGGAATTGTGATTTCATTATTTACTTCATTTGTTAATTACAAAATTCAGTATTCAGATATTGAAAAAGGCATCAAACAAAATGCTGAGTATACTTCAATGCAAAAAATTAATCGTATTGAAAGCTACATTGAAGGGATCAAGCAAAACCTTTATTCAATTACAAATAACCCGACTTTTATTAGATATTTGGAAAATTCAAACCCAGAAAACAAAGAACAAACACAAAATATATTTATAAATACTGCTATGTCAAATATAAACTTCTTTCAAGTACGTTTTATCAACAAAGATGGATTAGAAATTATAAGAGTCGACAAAGATAGAGCTACGAACTATTCTTTTGTAGTAAGTGAAAAAAATCTTCAAGATAAATCAAACAGATATTATTTTCAAGAAAGTATTAAAAGTTCTCAAGGAATGTACTGGAGATCTAAAATTGATCTAAATGTTGAGCGAGGTGTTATTGAAAAACCTATACGCCCGACAATCAGAGTATCTACACCTGTTTATCATAATCAGATTTTACATGGAATTGTTATCATAAATGTAGATCTGACAAAGTTATTTAATGCAATTCAACAAAGTTCTGATTTTATTATATATATAGCAGATAACGAAGGCAATTTTTTAATACATCCGAATGAAAAAAATTCATGGAGTAAGTACTTAAAAAATGGATATAAACTTAGTGACGAATTTCCTAACAAATACAAAATAATGTTATCTACTAGTAGCTATAAATCTATGCTTGTAAACTCATTCAGTCTAGAAAGAGCAATTCAAAACAATGAAGATTTATCACTTATACTAAAAACTGAAAATGACTATGTTACAAACCTAAAAAACAACAATTATCTTCTGACATTATATTTAACAGTTTTAATTTTAGTAGTGTCTATACCTTTAGGAGTATTTATTTCATTAACTCCGGCAAGACTACAAGAAAAATTGAACATACTGTTAAAAGAAAATGCTGAACAGTTGGATATCATCGATAAACATGTGATTACTTCGACTACAGATCTAAATGGTAATATAATTGATTTAAGTACTGCGATGTGTAAAATAAGCGGTTATTCTAAAGAAGAATTAATTGGAAAAAATATGTCTGTTTTAAAAAGCGGAAATTTACCAAAAGAACTTTATGAAACATTATGGAGAACTATAAAAAACGGTTTAGTATGGCAAGGTGAAATTGAAAATAAAACTAAAAATGGTGATTATTACTGGTTAGAAATAACTATACTTCCGCGCTTAAATTCAAATAATGTTATAGAAAACTATATGGCTATATGTACAGATATTACAGATAAAAAAATTATTGAATATATTTCAGAGCATGATAAACTAACTAAACTATATAACAGAACAAAACTTGATAAAGTTCTTGAACATGAATACTTAAGATCGCAAAGATATAAAAACACTTTTTCTATAATCATAATCGATCTAGACCACTTTAAATCTGTAAATGATACATATGGGCACCTTGTCGGTGATAGTGTATTAGTAGAACTTGCAGATATACTACAATCAAGTATCAGAAGTACTGATACGCTTGGAAGATGGGGTGGTGAAGAATTCTTAATAATATGTCCGCAAACAGATCTTTCAGGAGCAAAAGAGTTGGCTGAAGAGATAAGAAGAAAAGTTGATAATCATACATTTAAAACAATTGGAAATAAAACGATAAGTATTGGAGTTTCTGAATTAAATAATGATGATAATATAGAGAGTCTTCTTAAAAGAAGTGATGATTGTTTATATGAGGCTAAAGAATCTGGTAGGAACTGTGTTAAAAGTTAGTTCAAGCAACTAAATCAGATGTAACTATATTTTTTCCACTCTCTTTAGATTTATAAAGTAATTTATCAACTCTTTTAAATATAGAATCTTCTGTATCATGCTCTTTAACTTCTGTTATACCGATACTAATTGTAATTTGACGATCTTTTATAGAGTTTAGATTTTTTTCCACGTTAGCTCTTATTTTTTCCGACACTTCATTACCTTCATATATATTAATATTTGGACATATTATTACAAACTCTTCACCGCCTATCCTGTAGATGGTATCTATTTTATTTCTTATAATCGAATTTACCAATTTAGATATATCCATCAAAACAATATCACCCACTCTGTGACCATAGGTGTCATTAATTTTTTTAAAATTATCGATATCAAACATAATCAATGCAAAAGGTGTTTTATACCTATTAAAAATTTGTAACTGTTTAACTATATCTCTGTTATATCCTTTTCTGTTTTGTATTTCTGTTAATGGATCTATATATGAGAGAAATGCCTTTTCTTCAATCTCTTTATTGAATCTGTTAATTAAAAAATAACCAAATGCCATTATTAATACGATTGATATGTAAACTATGTATTTGATAGTTGTATATGTCGTATACATATTTTTAAACTTTAAATTAATATGCTCTTCCAACTCTTCTAATGTTTTAGAAAGCAAAGCATATTTTTTGTCATAGATTTCATCTAGTTCTCTGATATTTATT
It includes:
- a CDS encoding ankyrin repeat domain-containing protein, with the protein product MKKYLLGIITVFVVFFFSGCVAKIATAASIGDIKTIEKELNNGVDINTLSLEYTPISWAAHNGQLEAVKYLVEHGAKIDAAYPDSYWAPLHAASIQGHLDVVKYLVEQGADVNINNAKTTNDHWGATPLHMAANKGYFKIVKYLSEHGADLSLLDNDGKTPIESASDSKIISYLQQHAKKDRELYLKKQEEKLALKKEKEHEDKLKKEVDTFLKNNDFEGLKKYTDENPDSVYYIFDDSIRLLFTGPAGMKVGDIRKLINDGKSEFLVVSLIKRVKVPYKEFTLDEIDLLIKMGLSEKIIATMIDVTTEILKDKEKREYQEFLLSEQKRMLEEQNKAKVIYQAPNTQSNGIGDQIKDELIKQGVKQLFEHLF
- a CDS encoding GGDEF domain-containing protein: MWLEEFLNGDIKEFSKIDLFIKRSIDNLDLLISGGIINGFKLNNSLNDKYMNSMLNKSKKILEEIKSIQYNRMKNKINIRELDEIYDKKYALLSKTLEELEEHINLKFKNMYTTYTTIKYIVYISIVLIMAFGYFLINRFNKEIEEKAFLSYIDPLTEIQNRKGYNRDIVKQLQIFNRYKTPFALIMFDIDNFKKINDTYGHRVGDIVLMDISKLVNSIIRNKIDTIYRIGGEEFVIICPNINIYEGNEVSEKIRANVEKNLNSIKDRQITISIGITEVKEHDTEDSIFKRVDKLLYKSKESGKNIVTSDLVA
- the exbD gene encoding TonB system transport protein ExbD gives rise to the protein MAKCKKAPKRFDEINVIPFIDIMLVLLVMVLTTATFIKQGVIPVNLPEAKKADKQDTKKEVTIYVNAKGEIFFEKNRVNLKSLKENLSTISKEQTVILRSDKESRFQDFVSVMDILKELEHEQLYIVTKE
- a CDS encoding GGDEF domain-containing protein, with product MNIFKNKTYISFIFYFVFYGIVISLFTSFVNYKIQYSDIEKGIKQNAEYTSMQKINRIESYIEGIKQNLYSITNNPTFIRYLENSNPENKEQTQNIFINTAMSNINFFQVRFINKDGLEIIRVDKDRATNYSFVVSEKNLQDKSNRYYFQESIKSSQGMYWRSKIDLNVERGVIEKPIRPTIRVSTPVYHNQILHGIVIINVDLTKLFNAIQQSSDFIIYIADNEGNFLIHPNEKNSWSKYLKNGYKLSDEFPNKYKIMLSTSSYKSMLVNSFSLERAIQNNEDLSLILKTENDYVTNLKNNNYLLTLYLTVLILVVSIPLGVFISLTPARLQEKLNILLKENAEQLDIIDKHVITSTTDLNGNIIDLSTAMCKISGYSKEELIGKNMSVLKSGNLPKELYETLWRTIKNGLVWQGEIENKTKNGDYYWLEITILPRLNSNNVIENYMAICTDITDKKIIEYISEHDKLTKLYNRTKLDKVLEHEYLRSQRYKNTFSIIIIDLDHFKSVNDTYGHLVGDSVLVELADILQSSIRSTDTLGRWGGEEFLIICPQTDLSGAKELAEEIRRKVDNHTFKTIGNKTISIGVSELNNDDNIESLLKRSDDCLYEAKESGRNCVKS
- the exbB gene encoding TonB-system energizer ExbB, with translation MSNSNLLAYAEQTVDYGVMGILVIMSIVTLWLFIERMMFYRSVRLDDYDNRDNLELDLTDNISIISAIGSNAPYVGLLGTVLGIMLTFYTMGDAGAVDAKKIMVGLALALKATAMGLIVAIPSIIFYTISLRKIEKILTKYDIKNG
- a CDS encoding diguanylate cyclase, whose amino-acid sequence is MRRYIPTILVVFASVIIVSVFLFSEYILSSFEKITFAIIFSIILGILFQLRQNALEEKNTFLKVQQISEIGFWKYDLKKGTLFWSDEIYNMFKIDKGMFKLSFESFVNIVYEDDRECVKNAYLDSLKTKKDYEIKHRVLLSNGELKWVIEKCKTDFDSNGQPLVSVGIVIDVTKEENYIHQVEKSESTLSSIINSTDDLIFFKDKEFKYLGCNDAFLKFVGQTKDKMIGHNDFELFREEMASQFREMDVQMLEKNEVSSNYEWITYPDGERKYLLVQKIPFKYNNKDTGVLGIARDITELHLAQKKIKDQTYVDELTKLYNRKSYNKRVEELLSLKKRYKTKFSMIMFDIDDFKQVNDTYGHKVGDEVLVKLSNIVKSQLRENDYVFRIGGEEFVVLLTETGLESAVSVAEKLRKNISEKLDEVTDRTITVSLGVSESNESDTEDTIFRRVDRLLYKSKNSGKNRVSVG